One genomic window of Vibrio natriegens NBRC 15636 = ATCC 14048 = DSM 759 includes the following:
- a CDS encoding ABC transporter permease: MDYLMYLSLGDTGWGDELLKGLVVTLGLALCALPVGLFLGTGVAALSISNNKSHRWFANVYTTVLRGLPELLTLFIIYHGVGLLINKTLKWIDPSNGFFELNPFGAGVIALGLVFSGYAAEVLRGAWKAMDKGQREAGYALALSRLQIFWLVERPQLLRLALPGLGNLWINLLKDTALVSVIALDDLMRAANIAVGATKKPFLFYLTVCLAYWAVCLCCERLLAAMEQHSKRGIRVSR; encoded by the coding sequence ATGGATTATCTGATGTATCTGAGTCTGGGTGACACTGGCTGGGGAGACGAGCTACTTAAAGGCTTAGTGGTGACTCTGGGGCTAGCTCTGTGTGCTTTACCTGTGGGATTATTTTTGGGAACGGGCGTGGCCGCACTGTCGATAAGTAACAACAAGAGCCACCGTTGGTTTGCCAATGTTTATACCACGGTACTGCGAGGGCTTCCGGAGCTGCTGACTCTGTTTATTATCTACCATGGCGTCGGTCTGCTGATTAACAAAACGCTGAAATGGATTGACCCTAGCAACGGTTTTTTCGAACTGAATCCGTTTGGTGCAGGTGTGATTGCACTTGGTCTGGTCTTTAGCGGCTACGCGGCAGAGGTGTTGCGTGGTGCCTGGAAAGCGATGGATAAAGGTCAGCGTGAGGCCGGATACGCACTCGCGTTGTCCAGACTTCAAATATTCTGGCTGGTCGAGCGCCCGCAACTGCTGCGTTTGGCTCTGCCGGGGTTAGGTAACTTGTGGATCAACTTATTAAAGGATACCGCTCTGGTGTCGGTTATTGCACTTGATGACTTGATGCGTGCGGCGAACATCGCTGTAGGTGCCACCAAAAAGCCATTTTTGTTCTACCTGACGGTTTGTTTAGCCTATTGGGCGGTGTGCTTGTGCTGCGAAAGATTATTGGCAGCAATGGAGCAACACTCAAAACGTGGTATTCGAGT